In a genomic window of Primulina huaijiensis isolate GDHJ02 chromosome 10, ASM1229523v2, whole genome shotgun sequence:
- the LOC140985594 gene encoding eukaryotic translation initiation factor 2 subunit beta-like isoform X3: MEVEENQNQIKDEVKDDVGDIAPFDPTKKKKKKKPVIQDPVEEESVDTLAEKTESLSVSDGLETSFAGLKKKKKKPVHTDLEDEPENVGDELDDIFEEDEEGEGIILQHYPWEGSDRDYEYEELLGRVFNILRENNPELAGDRRRTVMRPPQVLREGTKKTVFVNFMDLCKTMHRQPEHVMTFLLAEMGTSGSLDGQQRLVVKGRFAPKNFEGILRRYINEYVICNGCKSPDTILSKENRLFFLRCEKCGSGRSVAPIKAGFVARVGRRKAGT, encoded by the exons ATGGAAGTTGAAGAAAATCAAAACCAAATCAAAGATGAGGTCAAGGATGATGTAGGAGAT ATTGCTCCTTTTGATCCcacaaaaaagaagaaaaagaagaagccTGTAATTCAAGATCCAGTTGAAGAGGAGTCCGTTGATACTCTAGCTGAAAAAACAGAGAGCTTATCTG TTTCTGATGGTCTTGAAACTTCGTTTGCCGGtttgaaaaagaagaagaaaaaacca GTGCATACTGATCTGGAAGATGAACCAGAGAATGTTGGGGATGAATTGGATG atatatttgAAGAGGATGAGGAAGGGGAAGGAATTATCCTGCAACATTACCCATGGGAAGGAAGTGATCGTGATTATGAATACGAAGAG CTCCTTGGGCGAGTTTTTAACATCCTCCGAGAAAACAATCCCGAGCTTGCTGGTGATAGGCGAAGGACGGTCATGAGGCCTCCGCAAGTTCTCCGTGAAGGGACAAAGAAAAcagtttttgtcaatttcatGGATCTCTGCAAAAC GATGCATAGACAGCCGGAGCATGTGATGACTTTCTTGCTGGCTGAAATGGGAACAAGTGGATCACTGGATGGGCAACAAAGATTGGTAGTCAAGGGGAGGTTTGCACCCAAGAATTTTGAGGGAATCCTCCGGCGTTATATTA ATGAATATGTCATTTGCAATGGCTGCAAAAGTCCAGACACCATCCTGTCAAAGGAGAACCGTCTCTTCTTTCTCAGATGTGAAAAG TGTGGTTCGGGGAGGTCAGTTGCCCCAATCAAAGCTGGTTTTGTTGCTCGTGTTGGTCGTCGGAAAGCTGGAACATAA
- the LOC140985594 gene encoding eukaryotic translation initiation factor 2 subunit beta-like isoform X4, whose translation MEVEENQNQIKDEVKDDIAPFDPTKKKKKKKPVIQDPVEEESVDTLAEKTESLSVSDGLETSFAGLKKKKKKPVHTDLEDEPENVGDELDDIFEEDEEGEGIILQHYPWEGSDRDYEYEELLGRVFNILRENNPELAGDRRRTVMRPPQVLREGTKKTVFVNFMDLCKTMHRQPEHVMTFLLAEMGTSGSLDGQQRLVVKGRFAPKNFEGILRRYINEYVICNGCKSPDTILSKENRLFFLRCEKCGSGRSVAPIKAGFVARVGRRKAGT comes from the exons ATGGAAGTTGAAGAAAATCAAAACCAAATCAAAGATGAGGTCAAGGATGAT ATTGCTCCTTTTGATCCcacaaaaaagaagaaaaagaagaagccTGTAATTCAAGATCCAGTTGAAGAGGAGTCCGTTGATACTCTAGCTGAAAAAACAGAGAGCTTATCTG TTTCTGATGGTCTTGAAACTTCGTTTGCCGGtttgaaaaagaagaagaaaaaacca GTGCATACTGATCTGGAAGATGAACCAGAGAATGTTGGGGATGAATTGGATG atatatttgAAGAGGATGAGGAAGGGGAAGGAATTATCCTGCAACATTACCCATGGGAAGGAAGTGATCGTGATTATGAATACGAAGAG CTCCTTGGGCGAGTTTTTAACATCCTCCGAGAAAACAATCCCGAGCTTGCTGGTGATAGGCGAAGGACGGTCATGAGGCCTCCGCAAGTTCTCCGTGAAGGGACAAAGAAAAcagtttttgtcaatttcatGGATCTCTGCAAAAC GATGCATAGACAGCCGGAGCATGTGATGACTTTCTTGCTGGCTGAAATGGGAACAAGTGGATCACTGGATGGGCAACAAAGATTGGTAGTCAAGGGGAGGTTTGCACCCAAGAATTTTGAGGGAATCCTCCGGCGTTATATTA ATGAATATGTCATTTGCAATGGCTGCAAAAGTCCAGACACCATCCTGTCAAAGGAGAACCGTCTCTTCTTTCTCAGATGTGAAAAG TGTGGTTCGGGGAGGTCAGTTGCCCCAATCAAAGCTGGTTTTGTTGCTCGTGTTGGTCGTCGGAAAGCTGGAACATAA
- the LOC140985594 gene encoding eukaryotic translation initiation factor 2 subunit beta-like isoform X2, which produces MEVEENQNQIKDEVKDDIAPFDPTKKKKKKKPVIQDPVEEESVDTLAEKTESLSVSDGLETSFAGLKKKKKKPVHTDLEDEPENVGDELDDIFEEDEEGEGIILQHYPWEGSDRDYEYEELLGRVFNILRENNPELAGDRRRTVMRPPQVLREGTKKTVFVNFMDLCKTMHRQPEHVMTFLLAEMGTSGSLDGQQRLVVKGRFAPKNFEGILRRYINEYVICNGCKSPDTILSKENRLFFLRCEKQLLVEFTNISGLHHLKYTEEFGGSMKNLNGSSLGEIVLLGCMVGTFWSHIASPPRGCCTVIHSYLMKPMLLNKSQHCLISGVEGCSKLFMRPLWRITILERQSLNSIWFFHF; this is translated from the exons ATGGAAGTTGAAGAAAATCAAAACCAAATCAAAGATGAGGTCAAGGATGAT ATTGCTCCTTTTGATCCcacaaaaaagaagaaaaagaagaagccTGTAATTCAAGATCCAGTTGAAGAGGAGTCCGTTGATACTCTAGCTGAAAAAACAGAGAGCTTATCTG TTTCTGATGGTCTTGAAACTTCGTTTGCCGGtttgaaaaagaagaagaaaaaacca GTGCATACTGATCTGGAAGATGAACCAGAGAATGTTGGGGATGAATTGGATG atatatttgAAGAGGATGAGGAAGGGGAAGGAATTATCCTGCAACATTACCCATGGGAAGGAAGTGATCGTGATTATGAATACGAAGAG CTCCTTGGGCGAGTTTTTAACATCCTCCGAGAAAACAATCCCGAGCTTGCTGGTGATAGGCGAAGGACGGTCATGAGGCCTCCGCAAGTTCTCCGTGAAGGGACAAAGAAAAcagtttttgtcaatttcatGGATCTCTGCAAAAC GATGCATAGACAGCCGGAGCATGTGATGACTTTCTTGCTGGCTGAAATGGGAACAAGTGGATCACTGGATGGGCAACAAAGATTGGTAGTCAAGGGGAGGTTTGCACCCAAGAATTTTGAGGGAATCCTCCGGCGTTATATTA ATGAATATGTCATTTGCAATGGCTGCAAAAGTCCAGACACCATCCTGTCAAAGGAGAACCGTCTCTTCTTTCTCAGATGTGAAAAG CAATTGTTAGTTGAGTTCACCAACATTTCCGGATTGCATCACCTGAAATATACCGAGGAGTTTGGTGGCTCCATGAAAAATTTAAACGGATCGTCTCTTGGGGAAATTGTGCTCCTTGGTTGTATGGTTGGTACCTTTTGGTCACATATTGCATCCCCTCCCCGAGGGTGTTGCACGGTAATCCATTCGTATCTTATGAAGCCCATGTTACTAAATAAGTCCCAGCATTGCCTGATTTCCGGGGTGGAAGGATGTTCTAAACTATTTATGAGGCCTTTATGGAGAATTACTATCTTGGAAAGACAGTCCTTGAATTCCATATGGTTTTTCCATTTCTAA
- the LOC140985594 gene encoding eukaryotic translation initiation factor 2 subunit beta-like isoform X1: MEVEENQNQIKDEVKDDVGDIAPFDPTKKKKKKKPVIQDPVEEESVDTLAEKTESLSVSDGLETSFAGLKKKKKKPVHTDLEDEPENVGDELDDIFEEDEEGEGIILQHYPWEGSDRDYEYEELLGRVFNILRENNPELAGDRRRTVMRPPQVLREGTKKTVFVNFMDLCKTMHRQPEHVMTFLLAEMGTSGSLDGQQRLVVKGRFAPKNFEGILRRYINEYVICNGCKSPDTILSKENRLFFLRCEKQLLVEFTNISGLHHLKYTEEFGGSMKNLNGSSLGEIVLLGCMVGTFWSHIASPPRGCCTVIHSYLMKPMLLNKSQHCLISGVEGCSKLFMRPLWRITILERQSLNSIWFFHF, encoded by the exons ATGGAAGTTGAAGAAAATCAAAACCAAATCAAAGATGAGGTCAAGGATGATGTAGGAGAT ATTGCTCCTTTTGATCCcacaaaaaagaagaaaaagaagaagccTGTAATTCAAGATCCAGTTGAAGAGGAGTCCGTTGATACTCTAGCTGAAAAAACAGAGAGCTTATCTG TTTCTGATGGTCTTGAAACTTCGTTTGCCGGtttgaaaaagaagaagaaaaaacca GTGCATACTGATCTGGAAGATGAACCAGAGAATGTTGGGGATGAATTGGATG atatatttgAAGAGGATGAGGAAGGGGAAGGAATTATCCTGCAACATTACCCATGGGAAGGAAGTGATCGTGATTATGAATACGAAGAG CTCCTTGGGCGAGTTTTTAACATCCTCCGAGAAAACAATCCCGAGCTTGCTGGTGATAGGCGAAGGACGGTCATGAGGCCTCCGCAAGTTCTCCGTGAAGGGACAAAGAAAAcagtttttgtcaatttcatGGATCTCTGCAAAAC GATGCATAGACAGCCGGAGCATGTGATGACTTTCTTGCTGGCTGAAATGGGAACAAGTGGATCACTGGATGGGCAACAAAGATTGGTAGTCAAGGGGAGGTTTGCACCCAAGAATTTTGAGGGAATCCTCCGGCGTTATATTA ATGAATATGTCATTTGCAATGGCTGCAAAAGTCCAGACACCATCCTGTCAAAGGAGAACCGTCTCTTCTTTCTCAGATGTGAAAAG CAATTGTTAGTTGAGTTCACCAACATTTCCGGATTGCATCACCTGAAATATACCGAGGAGTTTGGTGGCTCCATGAAAAATTTAAACGGATCGTCTCTTGGGGAAATTGTGCTCCTTGGTTGTATGGTTGGTACCTTTTGGTCACATATTGCATCCCCTCCCCGAGGGTGTTGCACGGTAATCCATTCGTATCTTATGAAGCCCATGTTACTAAATAAGTCCCAGCATTGCCTGATTTCCGGGGTGGAAGGATGTTCTAAACTATTTATGAGGCCTTTATGGAGAATTACTATCTTGGAAAGACAGTCCTTGAATTCCATATGGTTTTTCCATTTCTAA